A genomic window from Streptomyces broussonetiae includes:
- a CDS encoding HAD family acid phosphatase, with translation MRKSHRVVAVGAACALAGAALYGAGAAGARQSTANSTHEPYNIGQLVKDIDTYYGTTADSNGVYQASPDSPYAKDLARIDADARAYIDKAARKAHRHGAKPAVMFDIDDTLLLSLDYEKRYNYTYNSTTWNDYVNRADRPAVFGSPELVRYAESKGVEVFYNSGLTEAQRTAAVANLKKVGADVNLDADHMFLKDKANPPAYLGGCATPGTWTCTTVQYKSGTRRHIEDDLGYEIVANFGDQYSDLDGGYADRTYKLPNPTYFVS, from the coding sequence ATGCGGAAGTCCCACAGAGTCGTAGCCGTCGGTGCCGCCTGTGCCCTCGCCGGTGCCGCGCTGTACGGCGCGGGCGCGGCCGGTGCCCGGCAGTCGACCGCCAACTCCACCCACGAGCCCTACAACATCGGGCAGTTGGTGAAGGACATCGACACCTACTACGGCACCACCGCCGACAGCAACGGTGTCTACCAGGCGTCCCCGGACAGCCCGTACGCCAAGGACCTGGCCCGGATCGACGCGGATGCCAGGGCCTACATCGACAAGGCCGCGCGCAAGGCGCACCGGCACGGTGCGAAGCCGGCCGTGATGTTCGACATCGACGACACGCTGCTGCTCAGCCTGGACTACGAGAAGCGGTACAACTACACGTACAACTCCACCACGTGGAACGACTACGTGAACCGTGCCGACCGGCCGGCCGTCTTCGGCAGCCCCGAGCTGGTCCGCTACGCCGAGTCCAAGGGCGTCGAGGTCTTCTACAACTCCGGTCTCACCGAGGCCCAGCGCACCGCCGCCGTCGCCAACCTGAAGAAGGTCGGCGCCGATGTGAACCTCGACGCCGACCACATGTTCCTCAAGGACAAGGCCAACCCTCCTGCCTACCTGGGCGGCTGTGCCACGCCGGGCACCTGGACCTGCACGACCGTGCAGTACAAGTCCGGCACCCGCAGGCACATCGAGGACGACCTCGGCTACGAGATCGTCGCCAACTTCGGCGACCAGTACTCGGACCTGGACGGCGGCTACGCGGACCGCACGTACAAGCTGCCGAACCCGACGTACTTCGTGTCGTAA
- the araD gene encoding L-arabinonate dehydratase — translation MNAPRRSPEELRSHQWYGTDGLRSFSHRARTRQLGYLPEEHLGKPVIAILNTWSDINPCHVHLRDRAQAVKRGVWQAGGFPLEFPVSTLSETFQKPTPMLYRNLLAMETEELLRSYPVDGAVLMGGCDKSTPALLMGAASADLPAVFVPAGPMLPGHWRGEVLGSGTDMWKYWDDKRAGLIGDCELAELESGLARSPGHCMTMGTASTLTAAAEALGVTVPGASSIPAVDSGHDRMAARAGLTAVELVHRDRRLSHLLTAEAFEDAVTTVLGLGGSTNAVIHLIAMAGRVGVRLTLDDFDRIARTVPVLANVRPGGRTYLMEDFHFAGGLPGFLSRIPDLLHLDRPTVSYDTLREQLDGARVHHDDVIRTRDNPLAREGGVAVLRGNLCPDGAVIKHIAAEPRLLRHTGPAVVFDDYRTMQRTINDPSLGITADSVLVLRGAGPKGGPGMPEYGMLPIPDHLLKQGVRDMVRISDARMSGTSYGACVLHVAPESYVGGPLALVRTGDLITLDVAARSLRLEVPDGELARRRAQWTPPPVRYERGYGALYTEQITQADTGCDFAFLARPGTVQEPYAG, via the coding sequence ATGAACGCGCCCCGCAGGAGCCCCGAAGAACTCCGCAGCCACCAGTGGTACGGCACCGACGGCCTGCGCTCCTTCAGCCACCGCGCCCGCACCCGCCAGCTCGGCTACCTGCCCGAGGAGCACCTCGGCAAGCCGGTCATCGCCATCCTCAACACCTGGTCCGACATCAACCCCTGCCATGTGCATCTGCGCGACCGCGCCCAGGCCGTCAAGCGCGGGGTGTGGCAGGCGGGCGGCTTCCCGCTGGAGTTCCCGGTCTCCACGCTCAGCGAGACCTTCCAGAAGCCCACCCCCATGCTCTACCGCAACCTCCTCGCCATGGAGACCGAGGAACTGCTGCGCTCCTACCCCGTCGACGGCGCGGTGCTCATGGGCGGCTGCGACAAGTCGACCCCGGCCCTGCTCATGGGCGCCGCCTCCGCCGACCTGCCCGCCGTCTTCGTCCCGGCCGGGCCCATGCTCCCGGGCCACTGGCGCGGCGAGGTCCTCGGTTCCGGCACCGACATGTGGAAGTACTGGGACGACAAGCGGGCCGGCCTCATCGGCGACTGCGAGCTGGCCGAGCTGGAGAGCGGCCTGGCCCGCTCGCCCGGCCACTGCATGACCATGGGCACGGCGTCCACGCTGACGGCCGCCGCCGAAGCACTCGGCGTGACCGTGCCCGGCGCGTCCAGCATCCCCGCGGTGGACTCGGGACACGACCGGATGGCCGCCAGGGCGGGTCTGACCGCCGTCGAACTCGTCCACCGGGACCGGAGGTTGAGCCACCTCCTCACCGCAGAGGCCTTCGAGGACGCCGTCACGACCGTCCTCGGCCTCGGCGGCTCCACCAACGCCGTGATCCATCTGATCGCCATGGCGGGCCGGGTGGGCGTACGGCTCACCCTGGACGACTTCGACCGGATCGCCCGCACCGTGCCCGTCCTCGCCAACGTCCGCCCCGGCGGCCGGACGTACCTCATGGAGGACTTCCACTTCGCCGGCGGCCTGCCCGGCTTCCTCTCCCGGATCCCGGACCTGCTCCACCTGGACCGGCCGACGGTCTCGTACGACACCCTGCGCGAGCAGCTCGACGGTGCCCGGGTGCACCACGACGACGTCATCCGGACCCGCGACAACCCTCTCGCGCGCGAGGGCGGGGTCGCCGTGCTGCGGGGCAACCTCTGCCCGGACGGTGCGGTCATCAAGCACATCGCCGCCGAGCCCCGTCTGCTCAGGCACACCGGCCCGGCCGTCGTCTTCGACGACTACCGCACCATGCAGCGCACCATCAACGACCCCTCGCTGGGCATCACCGCCGACAGCGTGCTGGTGCTGCGGGGCGCCGGTCCCAAGGGTGGCCCGGGCATGCCCGAGTACGGCATGCTCCCGATCCCCGACCACCTGCTCAAGCAAGGCGTACGGGACATGGTGCGGATCTCCGACGCCCGGATGAGCGGCACGAGTTACGGCGCCTGCGTGCTGCACGTGGCCCCGGAGTCGTACGTCGGCGGGCCACTGGCGCTGGTGCGCACCGGCGACCTCATCACGCTGGACGTCGCGGCCCGCAGCCTGCGACTCGAGGTGCCGGACGGGGAGTTGGCGCGTCGCCGTGCGCAGTGGACACCGCCGCCCGTGCGCTACGAGCGCGGATACGGCGCGCTCTACACCGAGCAGATCACCCAGGCGGACACCGGCTGCGACTTCGCGTTCCTCGCGCGGCCGGGCACGGTGCAGGAACCGTACGCGGGCTGA
- a CDS encoding dihydrodipicolinate synthase family protein translates to MSSVTFETQRAALAGVVAIPVTPFTEDGSVDTGTHRALLRRLLDAGIRTLTPNGNTGEFYALTCEERRLVTESTLEEVGERGAVLVGVGHDLPTAVAAARHARDLGAGMVMIHQPAHPYVSAAGWVDYHRAIAESVPELGVVPYLRDAQLPGARLAELADHCPNVIGVKYAVPDATRFAAFARDAGLDRFVWVAGLAEPYAPSYFSAGATGFTSGLVNVAPAVPLNMIEALRSGDYPAAMKVWEQIRRFEELRAAHGSANNVTVVKEALAALGLCRRDVRPPSRTLPADERAEVAAIAAAWSI, encoded by the coding sequence ATGAGCAGCGTGACGTTCGAGACCCAACGAGCCGCCCTGGCCGGCGTGGTGGCCATCCCCGTGACGCCCTTCACCGAGGACGGCTCCGTCGACACCGGCACCCACCGGGCCCTGCTGCGCCGCCTGCTCGACGCCGGGATCAGGACCCTCACCCCGAACGGCAACACCGGTGAGTTCTACGCCCTCACCTGCGAGGAGCGCCGCCTCGTCACCGAGTCGACCCTCGAGGAGGTGGGCGAGCGCGGGGCCGTCCTCGTCGGCGTCGGCCACGATCTGCCCACCGCCGTCGCCGCCGCCCGGCACGCCCGGGACCTCGGCGCCGGGATGGTCATGATCCACCAGCCCGCCCACCCCTACGTCTCGGCGGCCGGCTGGGTCGACTACCACCGCGCCATCGCCGAGTCCGTGCCCGAGCTGGGCGTGGTGCCGTATCTGCGCGACGCCCAGCTGCCCGGCGCCCGGCTGGCCGAACTCGCCGACCACTGCCCGAACGTCATCGGGGTCAAGTACGCCGTCCCGGACGCCACCCGCTTCGCCGCCTTCGCGCGCGACGCCGGCCTCGACCGCTTCGTCTGGGTCGCCGGACTCGCCGAACCGTACGCCCCCTCCTACTTCTCCGCGGGCGCCACCGGCTTCACCTCCGGGCTCGTGAACGTCGCTCCGGCCGTCCCGCTGAACATGATCGAAGCGCTCAGGTCCGGTGACTACCCGGCCGCCATGAAGGTCTGGGAGCAGATCCGCCGCTTCGAGGAACTGCGTGCCGCCCACGGCTCCGCCAACAACGTCACCGTCGTCAAGGAGGCCCTCGCCGCGCTCGGCCTGTGCCGCAGGGACGTCCGCCCGCCGAGCAGGACCCTGCCCGCGGACGAGCGCGCCGAGGTCGCCGCCATCGCCGCCGCATGGTCCATATGA
- a CDS encoding GntR family transcriptional regulator, translating to MTPAPIPIPSRTQFVLDAIKHRILTGQLTPGQALVETELAAQFGVSKTPVREALKTLAGTGLVVMSQYKGVTVRMVDADMAREVYDVRLLLEPEALRRAVRTGAPLDAARDALTRADAAPDAAERSLANREFHRALYLPCGNPLLGRMLDEVRDQAALVSAVAWATDPSWDREAAEHREILRLALDGDADGAAHALHAHIASFVQRAFPSDPDSHPEEGHP from the coding sequence ATGACCCCTGCGCCCATCCCGATCCCGTCCCGCACGCAGTTCGTGCTGGACGCCATCAAACACCGCATCCTGACGGGACAGTTGACGCCCGGGCAGGCGCTGGTCGAGACGGAGCTGGCCGCGCAGTTCGGGGTGTCCAAGACCCCGGTGCGCGAGGCGCTCAAGACCCTCGCCGGGACCGGTCTCGTCGTGATGAGCCAGTACAAGGGCGTCACGGTGCGCATGGTCGACGCGGACATGGCGCGTGAGGTCTACGACGTGCGGCTGCTGCTGGAACCGGAGGCGCTGAGAAGGGCCGTGCGCACAGGAGCCCCGCTCGATGCCGCACGCGACGCGCTGACCCGTGCCGACGCCGCCCCCGACGCCGCCGAACGCTCCCTTGCCAACCGGGAGTTCCACCGGGCCCTGTACCTGCCCTGCGGCAACCCGCTGCTCGGCCGGATGCTGGACGAGGTCCGCGACCAGGCCGCCCTCGTCTCCGCCGTCGCCTGGGCCACCGACCCCTCCTGGGACCGGGAGGCCGCCGAGCACCGGGAGATCCTGCGGCTCGCGCTCGACGGTGACGCCGACGGCGCCGCGCACGCCCTGCACGCCCACATCGCCTCCTTCGTCCAGCGTGCTTTCCCCTCGGACCCCGACTCGCATCCAGAGGAAGGTCATCCATGA
- a CDS encoding TIGR03086 family metal-binding protein: MTMVDLGPQARIVARLAESVTDEQLTGPTPCPDLALRNLLGHLLGLSVAFRDAAHKDLGATTDTNPNAAVPDIGPGWREELPKTLDELADAWRDPAAWTGHTRAGGVDLPAAVAGAVVADELVIHGWDVARATGQEYTPDPAVLGSALTFLRAAADDPDRGSGLFGPVVAVPETATLLDRAVGLSGRDPGWRPVPGRAVRPPRA, encoded by the coding sequence ATGACCATGGTGGACCTCGGACCGCAGGCCAGGATCGTGGCCCGGCTCGCCGAGTCCGTGACCGACGAGCAGCTGACGGGCCCGACCCCCTGTCCGGACCTGGCGCTGCGCAACCTGCTGGGCCACCTGCTCGGGCTGTCCGTGGCCTTCCGCGACGCGGCCCACAAGGACCTCGGCGCCACGACCGACACCAACCCGAACGCCGCCGTCCCGGACATCGGCCCCGGCTGGCGCGAGGAACTGCCCAAGACGCTGGACGAGCTGGCCGACGCCTGGCGCGACCCGGCCGCGTGGACCGGGCACACCAGGGCCGGCGGCGTGGACCTGCCGGCCGCGGTCGCGGGTGCGGTCGTCGCCGACGAACTGGTCATCCACGGGTGGGACGTGGCGCGCGCCACGGGGCAGGAGTACACCCCCGATCCGGCCGTGCTGGGGTCGGCGCTGACGTTCCTGCGTGCCGCCGCGGACGATCCCGACCGGGGGAGCGGCCTGTTCGGGCCCGTGGTTGCGGTGCCGGAGACCGCGACCCTGCTGGACCGGGCGGTGGGGTTGAGCGGGCGGGACCCGGGGTGGCGGCCGGTACCGGGCCGGGCCGTACGGCCTCCGAGGGCCTGA
- a CDS encoding DUF6010 family protein produces the protein MRYVAPIVIGLLYVLLMSLVREPHRRRVNALMVAGAGAAYLSGGGLGGWEFAFTALSTYVAYKGLESWAWIGVGWLLHTAWDVVHHLKGHPIVPFAHDSSFGCALCDPVIAVWCLGGGRSPWKRIRTLTHRADEFPGAARSAVRTGTAPLKE, from the coding sequence ATGCGCTACGTCGCCCCGATCGTCATCGGGCTCCTCTACGTCCTGCTCATGTCCCTCGTCCGCGAACCCCACCGGCGCCGCGTCAACGCGCTCATGGTGGCCGGCGCGGGCGCCGCCTATCTGAGCGGCGGCGGCCTCGGCGGCTGGGAGTTCGCCTTCACCGCCCTGTCCACCTACGTCGCCTACAAGGGCCTGGAGTCCTGGGCCTGGATCGGCGTGGGCTGGCTGCTGCACACGGCCTGGGACGTCGTGCACCACCTCAAGGGCCATCCGATCGTCCCGTTCGCCCACGACTCCTCGTTCGGCTGCGCGCTGTGCGATCCGGTGATCGCGGTGTGGTGCCTCGGCGGAGGCCGCTCGCCCTGGAAGCGGATCCGCACACTCACGCACCGGGCCGATGAGTTTCCGGGAGCCGCCCGGTCAGCAGTTCGTACGGGTACCGCACCCCTGAAGGAGTGA
- a CDS encoding MFS transporter — protein sequence MTTSWTLLRVLRDRNAGLYFTGLVVSAFGTSSLSLASGVWVRDLTGSDGLPALCMLAAWAPTLAGPVLGTIADRVRRGPLLVVMNLALAAALLTLFTVHSADGLWLLFTVLLLYGTVGVVGEAAESALVTAAVDGDLLGDFNGLRMTVTEGMKLVAPLTGAGLYTAFGGPAVACLDAGTFVVAAGTYALLRVHEERPVPSGRGWRTQTVEGVRSLWGHPGLRPLVLASGTTMLLASLSSTTVYAVVDRLGHAPAYTGVLYAVQGTGSVTAGLVSGAALRRLGGRRFAAAGIALTALAVAARAVPSDAVALASAAAIGLGLPCVLVATFTAVQHETPGPLLGRATATANTLVFAPNVIGLGIGAGLVELASPALLLPLYGLALLLTAGALAQCADSADSAARTAARSGSDANPA from the coding sequence ATGACGACCTCCTGGACCCTGCTGCGTGTGCTGCGCGACCGCAACGCGGGGCTGTATTTCACGGGCCTGGTGGTGTCCGCCTTCGGCACCTCCTCGCTGTCCCTGGCGTCGGGTGTGTGGGTCCGGGACCTCACCGGCTCCGACGGCCTGCCCGCCCTGTGCATGCTCGCCGCGTGGGCCCCGACCCTCGCCGGGCCGGTGCTGGGCACGATCGCCGACCGCGTGCGCCGGGGCCCCCTGCTCGTCGTCATGAACCTCGCTCTCGCCGCCGCCCTCCTGACGCTCTTCACCGTCCACTCGGCCGACGGGCTGTGGCTGCTGTTCACCGTCCTGCTCCTGTACGGAACCGTCGGCGTGGTCGGCGAGGCCGCCGAGTCGGCCCTGGTCACCGCTGCCGTCGACGGGGACCTCCTCGGCGACTTCAACGGGCTGCGGATGACGGTCACGGAGGGCATGAAGCTCGTCGCCCCACTGACCGGGGCGGGCCTGTACACGGCCTTCGGCGGTCCGGCCGTCGCCTGTCTGGACGCGGGCACGTTCGTGGTCGCCGCCGGGACGTACGCCCTGCTGCGGGTGCACGAGGAGCGGCCCGTGCCGTCCGGCAGGGGCTGGCGGACGCAGACGGTGGAGGGCGTGCGGAGTCTGTGGGGCCACCCCGGGCTGCGCCCCCTGGTCCTGGCGAGCGGTACGACGATGCTGCTCGCCTCGCTGAGCAGCACGACGGTGTACGCGGTCGTGGACCGCCTCGGCCACGCCCCCGCCTACACGGGGGTGCTGTACGCCGTCCAGGGCACCGGTTCGGTGACGGCCGGGCTCGTCTCGGGGGCCGCGCTGCGAAGGCTCGGCGGGCGCCGGTTCGCAGCGGCGGGGATCGCGCTGACGGCGCTCGCGGTCGCCGCGCGGGCGGTGCCCTCGGACGCGGTGGCCCTCGCGTCCGCCGCTGCGATCGGGCTGGGTCTGCCGTGCGTGCTCGTCGCGACGTTCACCGCCGTCCAGCACGAGACGCCCGGCCCCCTGCTCGGCCGGGCGACGGCCACCGCCAACACACTGGTCTTCGCGCCCAACGTCATCGGACTGGGCATCGGGGCGGGCCTCGTCGAACTGGCCTCCCCCGCACTGTTGTTGCCGCTCTACGGCCTTGCGCTGCTCCTGACGGCGGGTGCGCTGGCTCAGTGCGCGGACAGCGCGGACAGCGCGGCGCGCACCGCCGCGAGGTCCGGGTCGGACGCCAACCCGGCGTGA
- a CDS encoding 5-dehydro-4-deoxyglucarate dehydratase produces MTPAPLAARLRDSNGPLFFPVTAYGRGGAPDLDVYRTHVRRGVEAGAAAVFACCGTGEFHALLPEEFQDCVRAAVRATEGRVPVVAGAGYGTALAVRYARLAEEAGADGLLAMPPYLVQAGQEGLLRHYQEVAAATALPVIVYQRDNAVFTPPTVVELARTDGIVGLKDGLGDLDLVQRIVSAVRTEVPGDFLYFNGLPTAEQTQLAYQALGITLYSSAVFCFAPKIALAFHGALTAGDTATVRRLLDGFYRPFVELRAQGRGYAVSLVKAGVRLRGLDVGEVRPPLHEPPEDHVKQLAQLIERGYALLEGDA; encoded by the coding sequence GTGACGCCTGCCCCTCTCGCCGCCCGGCTCCGTGACTCGAACGGGCCGCTCTTCTTCCCTGTCACCGCCTACGGCCGGGGCGGCGCACCCGACCTCGACGTCTACCGCACCCATGTGCGCCGGGGCGTCGAGGCCGGTGCCGCCGCCGTGTTCGCCTGCTGCGGCACCGGAGAGTTCCACGCGCTGCTGCCGGAGGAGTTCCAGGACTGCGTCCGGGCGGCCGTCCGGGCGACCGAGGGGCGCGTCCCGGTGGTCGCGGGCGCCGGGTACGGCACCGCGCTCGCCGTCCGCTACGCGCGTCTGGCCGAGGAGGCGGGCGCCGACGGCCTGCTCGCCATGCCGCCGTACCTCGTTCAGGCCGGGCAGGAGGGCCTGCTGCGGCACTACCAGGAGGTCGCCGCGGCCACCGCGCTGCCGGTGATCGTCTACCAGCGCGACAACGCCGTCTTCACCCCGCCGACCGTGGTCGAACTCGCCCGCACCGACGGGATCGTCGGCCTCAAGGACGGCCTCGGCGACCTCGACCTCGTGCAGCGGATCGTCAGCGCCGTGCGCACCGAGGTCCCGGGCGACTTCCTGTACTTCAACGGCCTGCCCACCGCCGAGCAGACCCAGCTCGCCTACCAGGCCCTCGGCATCACCCTGTACTCCTCGGCCGTCTTCTGCTTCGCCCCGAAGATCGCCCTCGCCTTCCACGGCGCCCTGACGGCGGGCGACACGGCGACCGTACGGCGCCTCCTGGACGGCTTCTACCGCCCGTTCGTGGAACTGCGGGCCCAGGGCCGCGGCTACGCCGTCTCACTCGTCAAGGCGGGCGTACGGCTGCGCGGTCTGGACGTCGGCGAGGTCCGGCCCCCGCTCCACGAGCCGCCGGAGGACCACGTCAAACAACTCGCCCAGCTGATCGAACGGGGCTACGCGCTGCTGGAGGGGGACGCGTGA
- a CDS encoding NAD-dependent epimerase/dehydratase family protein, whose amino-acid sequence MPAPRTVLLTGAAGGLGTLMRSLLPEYGYTLRLFDARPVEGEPDAITADLADTAALREAVHGVDAVLHLAGISLEAPFEKILKANIEGTYNLYEAAREEGVPRIVFASSNHAVGFTPAPRAGEALIPIDTPRRPDTFYGLSKSFGEDLAQLYWDKHGLETVSVRIGSCFPEPTGVRMLSVWMSPADGARLFHAALTAEQVGHTVVYGSSANTRLWWDLTTARALGYEPQDDSESYAAKLIAEQGELDPRNPAHSHLGGHFVNDPPIWPY is encoded by the coding sequence ATGCCCGCTCCCCGCACCGTCCTGCTCACCGGCGCCGCCGGCGGGCTCGGCACCCTGATGCGGTCCCTGCTGCCGGAGTACGGCTACACGCTCCGCCTGTTCGACGCGCGCCCCGTCGAGGGCGAGCCGGACGCGATCACCGCCGACCTCGCCGACACCGCGGCGCTGCGCGAGGCGGTGCACGGCGTGGACGCGGTCCTCCACCTCGCGGGCATCTCCCTGGAAGCCCCCTTCGAGAAGATCCTCAAGGCGAACATCGAGGGCACCTACAACCTGTACGAGGCCGCCCGCGAGGAGGGCGTGCCCCGGATCGTCTTCGCCTCCTCCAACCACGCCGTCGGCTTCACCCCGGCCCCGCGCGCGGGCGAGGCGTTGATCCCGATCGACACCCCGCGCCGCCCGGACACCTTCTACGGCCTGTCCAAGTCCTTCGGCGAGGACCTCGCCCAGCTGTACTGGGACAAGCACGGCCTGGAGACCGTGTCCGTACGCATCGGCTCCTGCTTCCCGGAGCCGACCGGCGTGCGCATGCTCTCGGTGTGGATGAGCCCGGCCGACGGTGCCCGGCTGTTCCACGCGGCCCTGACCGCCGAGCAGGTCGGCCACACGGTCGTCTACGGCTCCTCCGCCAACACCCGGCTGTGGTGGGACCTGACCACCGCGCGGGCGCTCGGCTACGAGCCGCAGGACGACTCCGAGTCGTACGCGGCGAAGCTGATCGCCGAGCAGGGCGAGCTGGACCCGCGGAACCCGGCCCACAGCCACCTGGGCGGGCACTTCGTGAACGACCCGCCGATCTGGCCGTACTGA
- a CDS encoding DeoR/GlpR family DNA-binding transcription regulator — protein sequence MSTRTAEERQREIVRAARATGSVDVSTLADELGVARETIRRDLRALEDHGLVRRTHGGAYPVESAGFETTLEFRATSHVPEKRRIAAAAATLLGDAETVFVDEGFTPQLIAEALPTDRPLTVVTASLPVAGALAEAEQVSVLLLGGRVRAGTLATVDHWTTKMLAGFVIDLAYIGANGISREQGLTTPDPAVSEVKAQAMRAARRTVFAGVHTKFGAVSFCRFAEVGALEAIVTSSLLPAAEANRYSLLGPQVIRV from the coding sequence ATGAGCACGAGGACGGCCGAAGAGCGCCAGCGTGAGATCGTGCGGGCCGCGCGCGCCACCGGCTCGGTCGACGTCTCCACACTCGCCGACGAGCTGGGCGTGGCCAGGGAGACCATCCGGCGCGATCTGCGTGCCCTGGAGGACCACGGCCTGGTCCGCCGTACGCACGGTGGCGCCTATCCGGTGGAGAGCGCCGGCTTCGAGACGACGCTCGAGTTCCGCGCCACCAGCCATGTGCCCGAGAAGCGCAGGATCGCGGCCGCCGCGGCCACGCTGCTCGGGGACGCCGAGACGGTCTTCGTGGACGAGGGCTTCACGCCGCAGCTGATCGCCGAGGCCCTGCCCACCGACCGGCCGCTGACCGTCGTCACCGCCTCACTGCCGGTCGCCGGCGCCCTGGCGGAGGCCGAGCAGGTCTCGGTGCTGCTGCTCGGCGGCCGGGTCCGGGCCGGCACGCTGGCCACCGTCGACCACTGGACGACGAAGATGCTCGCCGGATTCGTCATCGACCTCGCCTACATCGGCGCCAACGGCATCTCCCGGGAACAGGGTCTGACCACGCCCGACCCCGCGGTCAGCGAGGTCAAGGCGCAGGCGATGCGGGCCGCCCGGCGGACCGTGTTCGCGGGCGTGCACACCAAGTTCGGCGCGGTCAGCTTCTGCCGGTTCGCCGAGGTCGGCGCACTGGAGGCGATCGTGACGAGCAGCCTGCTCCCGGCCGCCGAGGCCAACCGCTACTCCCTGCTCGGCCCTCAGGTCATCCGGGTCTGA
- a CDS encoding ABC transporter substrate-binding protein, producing MRTQSRRRPRATLAMAAAGTLLAPLLSGCWVGAGGSGSGGDSINVLMVNNPQMTELQKLTAAHFTKETGIKVNFTVLPENDVRDKISQDFANQAGQYDVATLSNYEIPIYARNGWLHEMNSYAAKDPSYDEQDVLAPMRQSLTAADGKLYGQPFYGESSFLMYRKDVFAAKGLTMPAHPTWQQVADLAAQADGAKPGMKGICLRGLPGWGELMAPLTTVVNTFGGTWFDKKWKARLDSPEFEKATKFYVDLVRAHGESGAAQSGFAECLNDMTQSKVAMWYDATSAAGLLEAQDSPVKGKLGYVPAPVVRTPSSGWLYTWAWGIQKASRNPDKAWKFVSWASGKGYEQLVGETSGWPDVPAGKRASTYTNADYRKSAAAFQEMTKEAIESARPNDPGVQPRPAPGIQFVDIPEFTDLGTKVSQEISAAIAGRQSVGSALKKSQALAEKISKEYEGR from the coding sequence ATGCGAACCCAGAGCCGACGGAGGCCGCGAGCCACGCTCGCCATGGCCGCCGCAGGGACGCTGCTCGCCCCGCTGCTCTCCGGCTGCTGGGTCGGTGCGGGCGGGTCCGGTTCCGGCGGCGACTCCATCAACGTCCTGATGGTGAACAACCCGCAGATGACCGAGTTGCAGAAGCTGACCGCCGCGCACTTCACCAAGGAGACCGGCATCAAGGTCAACTTCACGGTCCTGCCCGAGAACGACGTCCGCGACAAGATCAGCCAGGACTTCGCCAACCAGGCCGGACAGTACGACGTGGCCACCCTGTCCAACTACGAGATCCCGATCTACGCCCGCAACGGCTGGCTGCACGAGATGAACTCGTACGCCGCGAAGGACCCGTCGTACGACGAGCAGGACGTGCTCGCCCCCATGCGCCAGTCCCTGACCGCCGCCGACGGCAAGCTCTACGGGCAGCCCTTCTACGGCGAGTCGTCGTTCCTGATGTACCGCAAGGACGTGTTCGCGGCAAAGGGCCTGACCATGCCCGCCCACCCCACCTGGCAGCAGGTCGCGGACCTCGCCGCGCAGGCGGACGGCGCGAAGCCCGGGATGAAGGGCATCTGCCTGCGCGGGCTGCCCGGCTGGGGCGAGCTGATGGCGCCGCTGACGACGGTCGTGAACACCTTCGGCGGCACCTGGTTCGACAAGAAATGGAAGGCCCGTCTGGACTCACCGGAGTTCGAGAAGGCGACAAAGTTCTATGTCGACCTGGTCCGCGCGCACGGCGAGTCCGGCGCTGCCCAGTCGGGATTCGCCGAGTGCCTCAACGACATGACCCAGAGCAAGGTCGCCATGTGGTACGACGCCACGAGCGCGGCCGGCCTGCTGGAGGCGCAGGACTCACCGGTCAAGGGCAAGCTCGGCTACGTACCGGCCCCCGTCGTCAGGACGCCGTCCTCCGGCTGGCTCTACACCTGGGCCTGGGGCATCCAGAAGGCGTCCCGCAACCCCGACAAGGCCTGGAAGTTCGTCTCCTGGGCGTCCGGCAAGGGCTATGAGCAGTTGGTCGGCGAGACCAGCGGCTGGCCGGACGTCCCGGCGGGCAAGCGGGCCTCGACGTACACGAACGCCGACTACCGCAAGTCGGCCGCCGCCTTCCAGGAGATGACCAAGGAGGCCATCGAGAGCGCCCGTCCGAACGATCCCGGCGTGCAGCCGCGGCCCGCGCCCGGCATCCAGTTCGTCGACATCCCCGAGTTCACCGACCTCGGCACCAAGGTCTCCCAGGAGATCAGCGCGGCCATCGCCGGACGCCAGTCCGTCGGCTCGGCCCTCAAGAAGTCGCAGGCTCTCGCCGAGAAGATCTCCAAGGAGTACGAGGGACGATGA